A stretch of DNA from Gottschalkia acidurici 9a:
CGTAATTTCTATTCACTTTCTATAACTATTCTTCTATAAGGATCTTCACCTTCACTATAAGTTGATATCCCTGGTTGATTTTGAAGAGCTGCGTGTATTATTCTTCTTTCGTATGGACTCATTGGCTCTAATTTTATAGGTCTCTTATTGCTTTTAGCTTTAGTTGCCATTTTATGAGCCAGCTCCACAAGAGTTTCCTCTCTTCTATCCCTATAGTTTCCCGTATCTAAAACTATTCTAATATACTTACTTCTATCTTTGTTTAAAGCTAGACTTAATATATATTGTAAAGAATCTAGTGTGTTTCCTCTTTTCCCAATAATTATACCCTTGTCCACACTATTTATATCTGTAATGTCTATAAAGAGATCATTCTTCTTTCTTTCTATTTCAAAGTTTCCCTTTATATTCATTTTTTCAAATATTTCTTTTAAAAAATTGTCTGCCATAGTTACTGGGTCATTAGTAATTGTAAGTTTTACCTCCGCATCCGTAGTTCCCATAAGACCAAATAGTCTTTTGGTAGGTTGCTTTAGAACTTCTATATTAACTTCTTCCTTTTCTACACCTAACTCAGATAATCCTAGACTTATAGCTTCTTCTACAGTCTTGGCATTTTTTACCACAGACATCATTTTATTTTACTTCCCCCTTAGCATTACGATCTAAAGCTTTGTTTATCGCAAACTGTTGTATCATTTGGAAAACATTAGATACTGTCCAATACAGTGTAAGTCCAACTGCATAGTTATAACCAAACATTAGTATTATAAGAGGTGTCATTATATTCATAGTTTTTTGAGTAGATGCCGCTTGATCATTAGCTGCTGGTTGAGAAGCAGTCATCATTTTATTACTAATATAAGTTGTTATAGCTGCTATTACAGCTATAAGTGGTATAGTAAATCCTAACACCTGTATTTCGTTTACACTACCATTAACCATAGCACTAGGTGCAAGAGCTATATTTTGTACCCAAAGAAAGCTTTTATTTATAGCTTCATATACCTTTTCACTTTCAAATACATACTTTACTGGTGATTGCATTACTCTAAAGTATGCAAATAATATAGGCATTTGAAGAAGTAATGGCAAACATCCTCCGAGAGGATTTACGTTATGTTCTTTATAAAGTTCCATAGTTTTCATACTTAAAGTTTGTTGATCATCTTTATACTTTTTTTGCAATTCCTGCATCTTAGGCTGTATGTCTTGTAACGCCTTCATAGACTTAGTTTGCTTTAAAGTTAAAGGCAATAGTATCAACTTAAATATGATTGTAGTTATTATAATTGACATCGCATATGCTGATACATATTTAAAATCCAAGTTTGCACTAGTAAGCATGTTATATATTAGCCTTAATAAAGCACCTAATGGGCGTGCAAATATATCTATCATATAGTAGCCCCTTTCTTTAGTTATTCTAGAGGATCATATCCTCCTGGATTAAATGGATGACACTTTAGTATTCTTTTTACACTTTTAAGACTACCTTTTAATGCTCCGTACTTCTCTATTGCTTGTATAGAATATGTCGAGCATGTAGGATAAAATCTACAAGTTCTAGGCTTTATAGGAGAAACGAACTTTTGATATGCTCTTATAGCAAATAGGAGTAATTTTTTCATATTTATTAACCTTTTATTAAGAGTTTAGAAATCTTCCCTAAGTGTAGTATGGCACTTTCTATAGATTTATAATCTATATCTTTAGCTGAAGGTCTAGATAAAAATACTATATCGTACCCTTGCTTAAACTTATCTTTATTCAATCTATAAGATTCTTTCATTCTTCTTTTAAACTTATTTCTAACCACACTATTACCTAACTTTTTAGTAGTAGAAAATCCAACTCTGTTAAATCCCAGTTCATTTTTTATAAAAAACATAACAATATACTTATTTGCAAAGGATTTACCCTTATCATAAACATATCTAAATTCTTTATTATTTCGTAATGTTTGATCTTTATTCATTTAAAAAAACTCCTTAAATTGAATAAAAAGGCCACAATACTTGCGGCCTTAATTATGCTGATAATTTTTTTCTACCTCTTAATCTACGGTTTTTTAATATATTTCTACCTGATTTTGTACTCATTCTTTTTCTAAATCCATGCTCTTTACTTCTTTGTCTTCTTTTAGGTTGATAAGTTCTTTTCATTAAAATGCACCTCCTTCAATTAATAGCAGTTAATATATAAAAATATAATTTTTATCAAAAAAAGGTATAAACAGCTATCATAGCATTACCATTAAATTATATTAGTAATATCGGCTATTGTCAAGATTTTATATCTACTCTTCTATTTGCACCATGCTTTTTTCCAATATGTTTTTTCTTAGTATATAATCCGATAGATTTATTTGTTTAATAGCTTTTTCATACCATTTTCTACACTCTTCAACATCAATTTTTTCTTTAGTTTTTGTGTTCCATGCTCTACTGTTGGAATATATTTCATCTCTAGACATTTCAAAAATTATGTCGTCTGCAATAAAAGATCCTTTTATCATATAAGTCTGTTGTGCTACAAAACCGCTGCTAGAATTGTTTAGATCTCTCCCTATCATTATTCCCTTTTTATTCTCTATCCCTAGTAAGTTTAACACAGTAGGTAAGAAGTCTATTTGCCCTCCAGTTATATCTTGATTTAAAGATATATTACTATTAGGTATATGCATTATTAAAGGAACATTCATCATCTCATCAAAATCATATTTAATACCTAAGTAGTCCGTCATTATATTCTTAATTTCTTCGTCCTTAGATGACAGTCCAAAATGATCTCCGTATATATTGATTATAGCATTATCATAAAGCCCTTCTTTCTTTAAATCTTCTATAAATTCCCCTATGGCTTCATCAGCATAACGTATTGATTCTATATAATTTCCAAAGATTGTTCCTTTATGCTTATCATTAAGTTTTATAGTCTTATATTTA
This window harbors:
- the rnpA gene encoding ribonuclease P protein component translates to MNKDQTLRNNKEFRYVYDKGKSFANKYIVMFFIKNELGFNRVGFSTTKKLGNSVVRNKFKRRMKESYRLNKDKFKQGYDIVFLSRPSAKDIDYKSIESAILHLGKISKLLIKG
- the rpmH gene encoding 50S ribosomal protein L34, with amino-acid sequence MKRTYQPKRRQRSKEHGFRKRMSTKSGRNILKNRRLRGRKKLSA
- a CDS encoding YidC/Oxa1 family membrane protein insertase: MIDIFARPLGALLRLIYNMLTSANLDFKYVSAYAMSIIITTIIFKLILLPLTLKQTKSMKALQDIQPKMQELQKKYKDDQQTLSMKTMELYKEHNVNPLGGCLPLLLQMPILFAYFRVMQSPVKYVFESEKVYEAINKSFLWVQNIALAPSAMVNGSVNEIQVLGFTIPLIAVIAAITTYISNKMMTASQPAANDQAASTQKTMNIMTPLIILMFGYNYAVGLTLYWTVSNVFQMIQQFAINKALDRNAKGEVK
- the yidD gene encoding membrane protein insertion efficiency factor YidD, which gives rise to MKKLLLFAIRAYQKFVSPIKPRTCRFYPTCSTYSIQAIEKYGALKGSLKSVKRILKCHPFNPGGYDPLE
- the jag gene encoding RNA-binding cell elongation regulator Jag/EloR, yielding MMSVVKNAKTVEEAISLGLSELGVEKEEVNIEVLKQPTKRLFGLMGTTDAEVKLTITNDPVTMADNFLKEIFEKMNIKGNFEIERKKNDLFIDITDINSVDKGIIIGKRGNTLDSLQYILSLALNKDRSKYIRIVLDTGNYRDRREETLVELAHKMATKAKSNKRPIKLEPMSPYERRIIHAALQNQPGISTYSEGEDPYRRIVIESE